A section of the Rummeliibacillus pycnus genome encodes:
- a CDS encoding ParA family protein, with protein MGRTIAIANQKGGVGKTTTSVNLSACLATLGKKVLLIDTDPQGNSTSGVGINKGDVEKCIYDVLIDDEPIQNAICKTQIENLYTVPATIALAGAEIELVSTISREVRLKHAIDDIKKDYDYIIIDCPPSLGLLTINSLTAADAILIPVQCEYYALEGLSQLLSTIRLVQKHLNNQLIIDGVLLTMLDARTNLGLQVIDEVKKYFQDKVYKTIVPRNVRLSEAPSHGEPIIIYDRKSRGAEVYLELAREVIKNG; from the coding sequence ATGGGAAGAACAATTGCTATTGCAAACCAAAAGGGCGGCGTTGGTAAGACCACAACATCTGTAAATTTAAGCGCGTGCCTTGCTACATTAGGAAAGAAAGTTCTACTGATTGATACGGATCCACAGGGAAACTCTACTAGTGGTGTAGGAATCAATAAAGGGGATGTAGAAAAATGTATTTACGATGTACTTATTGATGATGAACCGATTCAAAATGCTATTTGTAAGACTCAGATTGAAAACTTATATACTGTACCCGCAACAATTGCACTAGCAGGAGCAGAAATCGAGTTAGTGTCTACAATCTCCAGAGAAGTACGTTTGAAACATGCAATCGATGATATTAAGAAGGACTATGATTATATCATCATTGATTGTCCTCCATCTTTAGGATTGTTAACCATTAATTCGTTAACAGCCGCTGATGCAATTTTAATCCCAGTGCAATGTGAGTACTATGCTTTAGAGGGATTAAGCCAATTGTTATCAACTATAAGGCTGGTGCAGAAACATTTAAATAATCAACTCATTATTGATGGGGTATTGTTAACGATGTTAGATGCTCGTACAAATCTAGGGCTTCAAGTAATTGATGAAGTTAAAAAATACTTCCAAGACAAAGTCTATAAAACAATCGTGCCAAGAAACGTCCGTTTAAGTGAAGCACCAAGTCATGGTGAACCTATTATTATCTATGACCGTAAATCTCGAGGTGCAGAAGTATATTTAGAATTGGCTAGAGAGGTGATTAAAAATGGCTAA
- the rpsR gene encoding 30S ribosomal protein S18: protein MAPRRGGRKRRKVCYFTANNIKHIDYKDVDLLKKFISERGKILPRRVTGTSAKYQRKLTSAIKMARVMALLPFTADDK from the coding sequence ATGGCACCACGTAGAGGAGGCCGCAAACGCCGTAAAGTTTGCTATTTCACTGCTAATAACATCAAACACATCGATTATAAAGATGTTGATTTATTAAAAAAATTCATCTCTGAACGCGGAAAAATTCTTCCACGCCGTGTGACTGGTACAAGCGCAAAATACCAACGTAAACTTACATCAGCTATCAAAATGGCTCGTGTAATGGCTTTACTACCATTCACTGCAGATGATAAATAG
- the ychF gene encoding redox-regulated ATPase YchF, translating into MALTAGIVGLPNVGKSTLFNAITKAGALAANYPFATIDPNVGIVEVPDARLDKLTELVEPKKTVPTAFEFTDIAGIVKGASKGEGLGNKFLAHIREVDAITQVVRCFEDENITHVDGKVDPISDIEVINLELILADLESVDKRYAKVEKLARQKDKEAMIEAPILEKIKEAFAEEKPARSVELSDDEKKVIKGLNLLTIKPMLYVANVSEDEVADAENNKYVQAVREYAAAEGAEVIVVCAKIEEEIAELDDEEKAMFLEELGIQESGLDQLIRAAYSLLGLATYFTAGVQEVRAWTFRKGMKAPQCAGVIHSDFERGFIRAETVSYEDLMEYGSMNSAKEAGRVRLEGKDYVVQDGDIMLFRFNV; encoded by the coding sequence ATGGCTTTAACAGCCGGTATCGTAGGTTTACCAAATGTCGGTAAGTCAACATTATTTAACGCAATTACAAAAGCAGGTGCACTTGCAGCGAACTATCCATTTGCAACAATTGATCCTAATGTTGGGATTGTAGAAGTTCCAGACGCACGTTTAGATAAATTAACTGAATTAGTAGAACCAAAGAAAACAGTTCCAACTGCATTTGAATTCACAGATATTGCTGGTATTGTAAAAGGTGCTAGTAAAGGTGAAGGTCTAGGTAACAAATTCTTAGCACATATTCGCGAAGTAGATGCAATTACTCAAGTTGTGCGTTGTTTTGAAGATGAAAATATTACGCATGTTGATGGTAAAGTAGATCCGATTAGCGATATTGAGGTTATTAACTTAGAATTAATTCTTGCTGACTTAGAATCAGTAGATAAACGCTATGCAAAAGTGGAAAAATTGGCTCGACAAAAAGATAAAGAGGCAATGATTGAAGCACCTATTCTTGAAAAGATTAAAGAAGCATTTGCCGAAGAAAAACCAGCTCGTTCTGTTGAATTATCTGATGATGAAAAGAAAGTAATTAAAGGATTAAACTTATTAACAATTAAACCAATGCTTTATGTAGCAAATGTATCAGAAGATGAAGTTGCTGATGCAGAAAACAACAAATACGTACAAGCTGTACGTGAATATGCAGCAGCTGAAGGGGCAGAAGTAATTGTTGTTTGCGCAAAAATTGAAGAGGAAATTGCTGAGTTAGATGATGAAGAAAAAGCAATGTTCTTAGAAGAACTTGGCATCCAAGAATCTGGTTTAGATCAATTAATCCGAGCTGCATACAGTCTACTTGGATTAGCTACTTATTTCACAGCAGGGGTACAAGAAGTAAGAGCATGGACATTCCGTAAAGGTATGAAAGCCCCACAATGTGCAGGAGTTATTCACTCTGATTTCGAGCGAGGTTTTATTCGTGCAGAAACAGTATCTTATGAAGATTTAATGGAATATGGATCAATGAACAGTGCGAAAGAAGCAGGGCGAGTTCGTCTAGAAGGTAAAGATTATGTCGTTCAAGATGGCGATATCATGTTATTCCGTTTTAATGTTTAA
- a CDS encoding mechanosensitive ion channel family protein encodes MKYLTNEKLWNTIGIATMQIIGIWLLSMVVVRIAKMAIKKFFHIRMTGPIALQPASERRHLTILRLLQSVISYTVYFSAIIAILSVMGIKVAGLLAGAGIVGLAVGFGAQSLVKDIITGFFIIFEDQFGVGDYIKITSTEGTVLEIGLRTTKIKGASGEINIIPNGSITEVVNYSINNSIAIVDVSVAYSSDIAKAEKLIEQYLETLPANHEEIVTKPTLLGVQNVVGAEVTLRISVETLPMQHFAVSRMIRRDIKDIFDRNGIEIPYPKMMVYERDNNSQIVEEGEE; translated from the coding sequence ATGAAGTATTTAACTAATGAAAAGCTATGGAACACTATAGGAATTGCAACAATGCAGATTATTGGCATCTGGCTTTTATCGATGGTTGTTGTTCGTATTGCAAAGATGGCAATTAAGAAGTTCTTTCATATTCGAATGACTGGACCAATTGCTTTGCAACCAGCTTCAGAACGTCGTCATTTAACGATTCTACGATTATTACAAAGTGTTATTTCCTACACAGTCTACTTTTCAGCAATCATTGCTATTTTATCTGTAATGGGTATTAAAGTCGCTGGTTTATTAGCAGGTGCTGGTATCGTCGGCTTAGCTGTTGGGTTTGGCGCACAAAGCTTGGTTAAGGATATAATTACTGGTTTCTTTATTATTTTCGAAGATCAATTTGGTGTAGGTGACTACATTAAAATTACTTCTACGGAAGGTACAGTTCTTGAAATTGGTTTACGTACAACGAAGATTAAAGGCGCATCTGGAGAAATTAATATTATTCCTAATGGTTCAATTACAGAAGTTGTTAACTATTCTATTAATAACTCAATCGCAATTGTAGATGTTAGTGTAGCTTATAGTTCTGATATTGCTAAAGCTGAAAAGTTAATAGAGCAATATTTAGAAACCTTACCGGCAAATCATGAGGAAATTGTCACGAAACCAACGTTACTTGGCGTTCAAAATGTTGTTGGTGCAGAGGTTACATTACGTATTTCTGTAGAAACACTACCAATGCAACATTTTGCTGTTTCACGAATGATTCGCCGTGATATTAAAGATATTTTTGACCGCAATGGTATTGAAATTCCTTATCCTAAGATGATGGTTTATGAACGTGATAATAACAGTCAAATAGTTGAAGAGGGTGAAGAATAA
- a CDS encoding YybS family protein produces the protein MPENQTRRITHGAMMVALFTIILAISLYVPVVSIVTIWFISLPIAWYSAKYSRSSSVFVAIVSIVVSLLIGGLLSLLFAIPFTMAGFAIGDAIRTKKSKLFLFMSTAFTVLISFTLMYLIALKFFNMDFLKKIITRIRESYEQSNEIVQSMSGQVPISPEKLDIILNTIQVLMPTIVTLFVVSMAFIIISANLPLLRRFGLEVPKFSPFRDLQLPRATLWYYLVVLSLSLFVKPDAGTFIYMVVLNLSSILSILFLVQGISLIHFYMYQQGWPKWTAVVGTILAFPLSSFVTLLGIADLGFNIRGLISGMTRK, from the coding sequence ATGCCGGAAAATCAGACGCGAAGAATTACGCACGGCGCCATGATGGTTGCATTGTTTACAATAATATTAGCCATTTCATTATATGTACCTGTGGTAAGTATTGTAACAATCTGGTTTATCTCTTTACCAATAGCTTGGTATAGTGCAAAATACAGTCGTAGTTCTTCGGTATTCGTTGCAATCGTTAGTATCGTCGTATCACTTTTAATCGGAGGTCTTTTATCTCTACTATTCGCAATTCCGTTTACAATGGCTGGATTTGCTATAGGAGATGCAATACGGACAAAGAAAAGTAAACTATTTTTATTTATGTCGACAGCATTTACTGTTTTGATTTCCTTTACATTGATGTATTTGATTGCGCTTAAATTTTTTAATATGGATTTTCTGAAGAAAATAATAACCCGTATTCGTGAAAGTTATGAACAATCAAACGAAATAGTACAATCAATGTCAGGGCAAGTACCTATTTCACCTGAGAAATTAGACATTATATTAAATACAATACAAGTGCTAATGCCGACTATAGTAACGCTATTTGTTGTTAGTATGGCATTTATCATTATCTCAGCAAATTTACCGTTATTGCGCCGCTTTGGTTTAGAAGTTCCTAAGTTTTCCCCATTTAGAGATTTACAATTACCACGTGCAACATTGTGGTATTATCTTGTGGTATTATCACTGAGTTTATTTGTAAAACCTGATGCAGGAACTTTTATTTATATGGTTGTACTAAATTTATCTTCAATTTTAAGTATATTATTTTTGGTACAGGGTATTTCGTTGATTCATTTTTATATGTATCAACAAGGTTGGCCAAAGTGGACAGCAGTTGTTGGTACTATTTTAGCCTTTCCACTAAGCTCGTTCGTCACATTACTTGGCATTGCCGATTTAGGATTCAATATCCGAGGGCTTATTAGTGGCATGACAAGAAAATAG
- the rpsF gene encoding 30S ribosomal protein S6, whose product MRAYELMYIVRPNIEEEAKKALVERFNEILTSNGAEIIESKEWGKRRLAYEIEDFREGFYQIVKVNADSKAIDEYTRLANINEDIIRHIAVREEEK is encoded by the coding sequence ATGAGAGCATACGAATTAATGTATATTGTTCGTCCAAACATCGAAGAAGAAGCTAAAAAAGCTTTAGTTGAACGTTTCAACGAAATCTTAACTTCTAACGGTGCTGAAATCATCGAATCAAAAGAATGGGGCAAACGCCGCCTTGCTTACGAAATCGAAGACTTCCGCGAAGGTTTCTACCAAATCGTGAAAGTAAATGCTGATTCAAAAGCAATCGATGAATATACTCGTCTTGCAAATATCAACGAAGATATCATTCGTCATATTGCAGTTCGCGAAGAAGAAAAATAA
- the ssb gene encoding single-stranded DNA-binding protein, protein MINRVVLVGRLTKDPELRYTPSGVAVARFTLAVNRTFSNQQGERQADFINCVVWRKQAENTANFLRKGSLAGVEGRIQTGSYEGQDGKRVYTTEVVADSVQFLEPRGAAGDRPQQFGGQPSYNNDQSYGAPQQGNYQQPSYQQNQSPSQQNYTRVDEDPFAPVSNGGGKVDVTEDDLPF, encoded by the coding sequence ATGATTAACCGTGTCGTACTAGTTGGAAGATTAACTAAAGACCCTGAACTTCGCTACACACCAAGTGGCGTAGCAGTAGCTCGTTTTACACTAGCTGTCAATAGAACATTTTCTAACCAACAAGGTGAGAGACAAGCGGACTTTATTAATTGCGTTGTTTGGCGTAAACAAGCTGAAAACACGGCTAACTTCTTACGTAAAGGGAGTTTAGCAGGTGTTGAAGGACGTATCCAAACAGGTAGTTATGAAGGACAAGATGGTAAACGTGTTTACACAACTGAAGTTGTTGCAGATAGCGTACAGTTCTTAGAACCACGTGGAGCAGCAGGTGACCGTCCACAACAATTTGGTGGACAACCGTCATATAACAATGACCAATCATATGGTGCACCACAACAAGGTAACTATCAACAACCATCTTATCAACAGAATCAATCACCTAGTCAGCAAAATTATACGCGTGTAGATGAAGATCCATTTGCACCTGTTAGCAATGGTGGAGGGAAAGTCGACGTAACAGAAGACGATCTACCATTCTAA
- a CDS encoding DUF554 domain-containing protein, translated as MVLLGTIINALLIAVGAIIGRFLQGIPDKMKETVMQVIGLAVTVLGIQMGITSKNFIVVIVSLVIGTIIGEWIDLDLQLNRFGKWLEHKIGKKGDQGDIAQGFITSTLIFVIGSMAIIGALDSGLRNDHSVLITKGIIDGFTAIFLASTLGIGVLLGAVSVFIYQGTIALFAGQISNIVPEVLLDTFVQQMTATGGAMIIAIGLNMIGLTKIRVANMLPAILVVAIVVTFMHIF; from the coding sequence TTGGTTTTATTAGGAACAATTATTAATGCATTACTAATTGCAGTAGGAGCAATTATTGGTAGGTTCTTGCAAGGAATCCCCGATAAGATGAAAGAAACAGTTATGCAAGTAATAGGACTAGCCGTAACTGTGCTTGGTATCCAAATGGGTATAACAAGTAAAAATTTTATAGTAGTGATTGTTAGCCTTGTAATAGGAACTATTATTGGCGAATGGATTGATCTAGATTTACAGTTAAATCGATTTGGAAAGTGGTTAGAACATAAAATTGGGAAAAAGGGCGATCAAGGCGATATCGCCCAGGGATTTATAACAAGCACTCTAATTTTTGTTATAGGTTCAATGGCTATTATTGGTGCACTAGATAGTGGTTTAAGGAATGACCACTCTGTATTAATCACAAAAGGGATCATTGATGGATTCACTGCAATATTTTTAGCGTCAACCTTGGGTATTGGTGTTCTACTTGGTGCTGTTTCTGTGTTTATATATCAAGGAACCATTGCCTTATTTGCAGGGCAAATAAGTAATATTGTGCCGGAAGTTTTACTTGATACATTTGTTCAACAAATGACTGCAACAGGTGGTGCCATGATTATCGCTATCGGCCTGAATATGATAGGGCTTACGAAAATACGAGTAGCTAATATGTTACCAGCCATTTTAGTGGTGGCGATTGTAGTTACGTTCATGCATATTTTTTAA
- a CDS encoding DUF951 domain-containing protein, producing the protein MEPKKFGLGDIVQMKKQHPCGTNEWKIIRMGADIRIKCEGCQHSVMIPRREFEKKMKKVLVFANPTEE; encoded by the coding sequence ATGGAACCAAAAAAATTCGGACTTGGCGATATTGTTCAAATGAAAAAACAACATCCATGTGGAACAAATGAGTGGAAAATTATCCGTATGGGTGCGGATATTCGCATTAAATGTGAAGGTTGCCAACATAGTGTAATGATTCCACGTAGAGAGTTTGAAAAAAAGATGAAGAAAGTACTTGTATTCGCAAATCCAACCGAAGAATAG
- a CDS encoding ParB/RepB/Spo0J family partition protein — MAKGLGKGLGALFQDQALLETDKVTQISIRDIRVNPYQPRKVFDEEALQELAQSIKEHGILQPITLRKKDSKYEIVVGERRFRAAKLANLKEVPAVIRELNDTEMMELAILENLQREDLTPIEEAEAYHNLMEHLNMTQEELSKRLGKSRPHIANHVRLLTLPKDIQKLVNEGKLSMGHGRTLLGLKNKKQIPIVADKVIKQQLNVRQLEDLVHSLNDKVPRETEKKANRDIFIAEKESQLRDYFGTNVLIKKTKNKGKIEIEFFSEDDLERILELLED, encoded by the coding sequence ATGGCTAAAGGATTAGGTAAAGGACTTGGTGCACTTTTTCAAGACCAAGCGCTTTTAGAAACTGATAAAGTAACACAAATTTCTATAAGAGATATTCGAGTAAATCCATATCAACCTCGTAAAGTATTTGATGAAGAAGCATTACAGGAGCTTGCACAATCTATTAAAGAACATGGGATTTTACAACCTATAACTTTACGTAAAAAAGATTCTAAATATGAAATTGTTGTTGGAGAAAGACGTTTTCGAGCAGCTAAATTGGCTAATTTAAAAGAGGTACCAGCTGTTATTCGTGAGTTGAATGATACTGAAATGATGGAGTTAGCCATTTTAGAAAATCTTCAACGTGAAGATTTAACACCTATTGAAGAAGCCGAGGCTTATCATAATTTAATGGAACATTTAAATATGACACAGGAAGAGTTATCTAAACGCCTTGGGAAAAGTCGCCCCCATATTGCAAATCATGTTCGCCTCTTAACATTACCGAAGGATATACAAAAGCTAGTAAACGAAGGAAAACTATCAATGGGGCATGGCCGAACATTATTAGGGTTGAAAAATAAAAAACAAATTCCTATTGTTGCTGATAAAGTTATAAAACAACAACTTAATGTTCGCCAGTTAGAAGACTTAGTACATTCATTAAATGATAAAGTTCCACGTGAAACAGAAAAAAAGGCTAATAGGGATATTTTTATTGCAGAAAAGGAATCACAATTACGGGATTATTTTGGAACGAATGTATTAATTAAAAAGACAAAGAATAAAGGGAAGATTGAAATTGAATTTTTCTCTGAAGATGATTTAGAACGAATACTTGAATTACTTGAGGATTGA
- a CDS encoding DUF3267 domain-containing protein: MEKESEPIEIIELDTQKVALQNLFWTIFLMIILLFINILIHQHITFHITIKELLFNSLLFIFLYILLIIFHECCHLLGFVIFGKAPVSSLKYGLNLKLGVAYATTSEKLSNKAMKKALLLPFWLTGVIPTIIGFIVNRKLLILLGAWLIAGAIGDFIMYAKLRKYPKAYLVKDDPNFPKLYIYKD; this comes from the coding sequence ATGGAAAAAGAGTCAGAACCAATTGAAATTATTGAATTAGATACTCAAAAAGTAGCTTTGCAAAATCTATTTTGGACAATCTTTTTAATGATCATATTGCTTTTTATAAATATATTAATTCATCAGCATATAACATTTCATATAACGATAAAAGAGTTGCTTTTCAATAGCCTATTATTTATTTTTCTCTATATCCTACTGATTATCTTCCATGAGTGTTGTCATTTATTAGGGTTTGTTATTTTTGGAAAAGCACCAGTTAGCAGTCTAAAATATGGCCTCAATTTAAAACTCGGCGTTGCATATGCAACAACTTCTGAAAAATTATCAAATAAAGCCATGAAAAAAGCATTGTTACTCCCATTTTGGTTAACGGGCGTAATCCCTACAATAATTGGCTTTATAGTAAATCGTAAATTATTGATTTTACTAGGAGCATGGTTAATAGCAGGAGCAATTGGAGATTTTATCATGTATGCTAAACTTCGAAAATATCCAAAGGCATATTTGGTCAAAGATGATCCTAATTTCCCTAAGTTATATATTTATAAGGACTAA
- the rsmG gene encoding 16S rRNA (guanine(527)-N(7))-methyltransferase RsmG: MNEEQFVQALKQQGIELSEEQIQQFHIYFETLVEWNEKMNLTAITDQPSVYLKHFYDSISAAFYIDFHNVQSLCDVGAGAGFPSIPIKICFPHLKVTIVDSLNKRIQFLNHLSDVLHLEHMHFVHSRAEDFGQITTYREQFDMVTARAVARLSVLSELCIPLVKSGGQFVAMKAASGEEELKDAQKAISILGTKLFEKFEFSLPIENSERTIYVFEKIKNTPKKYPRKPGVPNKSPIH, encoded by the coding sequence ATGAACGAGGAACAGTTTGTGCAAGCTTTAAAACAACAAGGAATTGAGTTATCAGAGGAACAAATTCAACAATTCCATATTTATTTTGAAACGCTGGTAGAATGGAATGAAAAGATGAATTTGACAGCTATCACTGATCAGCCATCTGTTTATTTAAAGCATTTTTATGATTCTATTAGTGCTGCTTTTTATATTGACTTTCATAATGTGCAGTCATTATGTGATGTAGGAGCAGGTGCAGGGTTTCCAAGCATCCCTATTAAAATCTGCTTTCCACATTTAAAAGTTACTATTGTAGATTCATTAAATAAACGAATTCAGTTTTTAAATCATTTAAGTGATGTATTACATTTAGAACATATGCACTTTGTTCATTCTCGTGCAGAGGACTTTGGACAAATTACAACATATCGTGAACAATTTGATATGGTTACAGCACGTGCTGTTGCGAGATTATCGGTATTATCTGAGCTTTGTATTCCACTAGTAAAATCAGGTGGGCAATTTGTTGCAATGAAAGCAGCAAGCGGCGAAGAAGAATTAAAAGATGCTCAAAAGGCCATTTCAATTCTTGGCACAAAGTTATTCGAGAAGTTTGAATTCTCACTACCAATAGAAAATAGTGAACGTACTATCTATGTCTTTGAAAAAATAAAAAATACACCAAAGAAATATCCTCGTAAGCCAGGTGTACCAAATAAATCACCAATTCACTAG
- the noc gene encoding nucleoid occlusion protein: protein MKSTFSRFFGSGEKVENASKNEVDNTESVVKLAIEKISPNRYQPRTIFDDSKIEELARTIHTHGVIQPIVVRKLENDRYEIIAGERRYRAMKSLNWTEVPAIIRDMNDKETASVALIENLQREELTSIEEAQAYQKLLELHELTQEALAQRLGKGQSTIANKLRLLKLPETIQKAILKREISERHARALVPVKDEGLQMQLLQETIEHDYNVRQLEQRINEILNPEEKPKRAKSRRKAISKDIRIALNTIRQSLTMVNKTGIHVETEEEEHDEFYQITVKIPKKKV, encoded by the coding sequence ATGAAAAGTACTTTTTCACGTTTTTTTGGAAGTGGTGAGAAAGTAGAAAACGCCTCAAAAAATGAAGTGGATAATACGGAATCGGTTGTGAAGCTTGCTATAGAGAAAATTAGCCCAAACCGCTATCAACCACGAACAATTTTTGATGATTCAAAGATTGAAGAATTAGCGCGTACTATACATACGCATGGCGTAATTCAACCAATTGTCGTACGTAAATTAGAGAATGACCGTTATGAAATCATTGCAGGAGAGCGTCGATATCGTGCGATGAAATCACTAAATTGGACAGAAGTACCTGCAATTATTCGAGATATGAATGACAAGGAAACTGCTTCGGTTGCTCTAATTGAAAACTTACAGCGTGAAGAACTTACATCAATTGAAGAAGCACAAGCATATCAAAAACTTTTAGAATTACATGAATTAACACAAGAGGCTCTTGCTCAACGATTGGGTAAAGGACAATCAACAATTGCCAACAAATTGCGGTTATTAAAATTACCAGAAACAATTCAGAAAGCAATTTTGAAAAGGGAAATATCCGAACGCCATGCCCGTGCACTAGTGCCAGTTAAAGATGAAGGTTTACAAATGCAGTTACTTCAAGAAACAATTGAGCACGACTATAACGTTAGACAATTAGAACAACGGATTAATGAAATATTAAATCCTGAAGAAAAACCTAAAAGGGCAAAATCTCGCCGAAAAGCAATCAGTAAGGATATTCGCATTGCACTTAATACAATTCGACAATCTTTAACAATGGTAAATAAAACGGGAATTCATGTAGAAACTGAAGAAGAAGAACACGATGAGTTCTATCAAATCACAGTAAAGATTCCTAAAAAGAAAGTATAG
- the yyaC gene encoding spore protease YyaC has product MTLPISNSSFSYALHYQDSGAIWRLSSFLLEHIPFQHENLVFCCIGSDRSTGDALGPLTGSLLSNYISFPYKIIGSLEQPLHALNLNETVESLLGQTISPYVVAIDACLGEQKRIGEILFQTGPLLPGKAVKKELPPIGDVSIKGIVNFGGFMEHTILQTTRLNITYEMSNRIARAIYLAWHRHSLKNMHERNYNRHH; this is encoded by the coding sequence ATGACACTTCCTATTTCTAATTCGTCATTCTCATACGCATTACATTATCAGGATTCAGGTGCCATTTGGCGTTTAAGCTCTTTCTTATTAGAGCATATACCATTTCAACATGAAAATCTTGTATTTTGTTGTATAGGCTCTGATCGTTCGACAGGTGATGCTTTAGGACCTTTAACCGGCAGTTTACTATCAAATTATATCTCATTCCCTTATAAGATAATTGGATCCTTAGAGCAACCATTACATGCATTAAATTTAAATGAAACTGTAGAATCTCTATTGGGACAAACCATTTCTCCATATGTTGTAGCAATTGATGCTTGTCTCGGGGAACAAAAACGTATTGGTGAAATTCTTTTTCAAACAGGTCCTCTTTTACCAGGAAAGGCCGTAAAAAAAGAATTACCACCAATTGGAGACGTATCGATAAAAGGAATCGTCAATTTTGGTGGCTTTATGGAACATACTATTCTACAAACAACAAGATTAAATATCACATACGAAATGAGTAATCGTATTGCTCGTGCAATTTATCTAGCTTGGCACCGTCATTCCTTAAAAAATATGCATGAACGTAACTACAATCGCCACCACTAA